From the Vigna radiata var. radiata cultivar VC1973A unplaced genomic scaffold, Vradiata_ver6 scaffold_443, whole genome shotgun sequence genome, the window gaaacaaatatattgaataatatatcAAATCCTAAAATACATTCAACTAGCAcaaataaacatcaaataaaaaaaaaaactataaatacgaGACAACAAATTAAGGAcataaacattaatttcattataaagattaaaaattattaacgcaaaagattattataaagaaaaacaaacacgaAATGCTAAGAAAGACATCATCTATAGactaaaacaataacaaatataaaagaaattggtacaatattattataaaaaaaatgaaatgtgttACATATTTTGATTACATTATACTTTTCATCATCTCCAATTCATttgaacaaattatatatattcatatgtatattataaattgtttcaACTAAGATTTTAGTTCTATAAAACCATGCCAAGATTTAGAGTATTTTCTATAGAGCATATAATGTTAAGAGCAGcaattacaattatatatctaccttatgtttttcttcttttacttatatagagtttaaaaacatattactGATCAAAAGGACAATAATGAATGATTGTGTTTAGcaaaatagaattaataattaGTGTGTCTGTGTGTGGAGCCTTGTAAACAAATGAAAGGCAGGCATAACCAAACTCAATTATTCCCTTTTTTATGACATCATCCTTGACGTCAGCACCCGACAACCAGCGAAAATCCAACCATCAGAATCTCTCACACGTGGGATCATATCCACCGCCCGATGTCCCTGCAAGACACCACGCTCTCATCATATATCACCAAAACCTTATTCCAGACACTccctctttctttcaattcaattcaattcatagTATTTAGGTTTCTGCACCCAATCAAACGCACTCTGTTCCGACATCAACTAACTCTGAACTCCCAACTTCTTCGTGTCGTCGTTAATAccgaattaattaattaattaactaattaattagttaattgatGACTGCTGCCATGGAGGTAGAGCGTGACAAGTACAAGATGATCGATTTCGAAGAAACCGAGTTGCGACTCGGGTTGCCGCTGAGTTCAAACGACGGCGAGTCCACGCTCATCAGAAACACTTCCGGTGGTGGTTCCTTTACCGGGAAGAGAGGTTTTTCCGATACAAGCAGCGGTAGCGTGGATTTGAAGCTTAACCTTTCCTCAACCTCAAACAATGTCTCCGCCTCTTCCTCTTCTGACATGGCCAAAGAGAACAACGCTTCTGCAGCTGCTAACATCACCGCACCTCCTTCTCCTCCTCCTGTCAAGGACCCAGCAAAGCCACCTGCAAAGTAAGCTTCTCCTCTCCTTCCTCTTCAATCACCGATTCGAATCgtgaaaaaattattgtatGGTATGGAATAACATGAACCGAATTGAATGAATAACATGCTGTTATTTGTTTTACCGCATGCTACTGGGAATGATTTCTCACGACCCTTTTTGTTACTGCTTTGATTATTGTATGCTTTTGCTTAATTAATGCATGTGGAAGATAATAAAAAAGGTATTTCGTTTCGAACTGGTGGTTATCAATAATGGTAAGACAGATAATGAAAAAGTCGTGTTATTGCCTAACTCTGTGATGGAACTCGGTACGGAAACTCTGAGATTTTGTTCAGTTAATCTGAGATAAGAAAAAAGGAGGTAACTTATGCCTTGTCTAGAATTTTCCAAGGAATTGTTTTTGGTTTAACATCCCTTTTGGTTTATGCGATGAAATTGAAAGTCTTGATTGTGAAATAGAACACAGGCTGGTTTGAAATTGTGTAGAAGGTAATTGGAGTGAAAGTAAAAAAGGTATATGCAATTAATTAGGTTAGTGATATGAGTTGGAGGAAAGGGAAAGTGTCGTGGAGATGTTAAGCAAGAAAAAGTAAAGGGTGATGGAGGAGAAGAGGATGCCGAAATTTGGGTGGATTGCTTTTGCGGATGGCATGGTTCGTTGTCGGGTAGACAGAGGAAAAAGACAGGACACATGGAATCTTACCTTTTCTCAACCACCCAACAATTTCTCACTCAAACCAGCAAAGGCCAAAAAGGAAAAGGATAGTCCACGCCCCTGTCCCATCGcctaacattaatattaattccAAAAGCATGTGCCCAACACAATCAATTATTATACCCTCTCTCTCAACTTACCCATCATCATACTTTtcattattattcaattcaaagTTTCAACCCACACGCCTCTTAACAACTGTTTCCGTGCCTTGACCGTCAAATTATGCAGCTTGCAGAGTTATAATACAGTTTAACTGTGGTTAATTTTCAGGGCACAAGTGGTAGGTTGGCCTCCTGTGAGATCATTCAGAAAGAACATCGTGAACAATGTTCAAAAGGGTAACAGCAGCATCAAAGAGGGGGTAAAAGGTGGCACAAATAACAGCAGCAGTGGGAACACAGGAGCAGCTTTTGTTAAGGTGAGCATGGACGGTGCTCCTTATCTACGTAAGGTAGATTTGAAGGTGTACAAGAGCTACCAAGAGCTGTCGGATTCCCTTGCAAAAATGTTCAGTTCATTCACCATCGACAAGTGTGGATCCCAAGGCATGAAAGACTTCATGAACGAGACCAAATTGATTGATTTTCTCAACGGCTCTGATTACGTTCCCACCTATGAAGACAAAGATGGAGACTGGATGCTCGTCGGTGACGTACCCTGGGAGTGAGTTTTTCCattctcattattttatttaccgTCGCTGTATTTTGTACATGTCTATGTTTGTCTAACCAAACATTATTAATCTCACAGAATGTTCGTGGAATCCTGCAAGCGTCTGCGTATAATGAAAGGATCTGAGGCGATCGGGCTAGGTTAGTTACTGTTACTGATATTATTAGTCAAGTTTGAAAACAACCAGAGAAAATCTTATcttatcttaattaattatttaattacttgTGGAATTGACAGCACCGAGAGCAGTGGAAAAGTGCAGGAACAGAAGCTAGAGTTGAATGTGTACATTAATTCCATGTTCCAGAACAATGTGCTGTGTTTGGTTGGTATCCATGGGAAGCATCGAtgctaattataattaatttgtggAGCAAGGAGTTGTCTAATTAATATAGGAGGCAAGTTGTTATGTATAATGTGTCGGTAccattttttagaaataattttctTGTATATGTAttgtgtattttatatatatatgagaaaaataGTTGGAACTCAGGGACAAGAAATAATGGAATATGTCTATATGGGCCCGTTTTGTTTCTACGTACAAAACATAACAATGTCTACCTTGGTGTGCCTGTCTAATATAATAAGATCAGTGTCTCTACGTTTACAGTTGTACATACGTAgttacacacacatatatactttattgattaatttatttatttgtggaGAAGGTGATTGTAAAGTGGGGCAGATTGGATCATGTGGTTGGTGCAAGAACCTTTGGTTAAGGGCTTCACTATTTATTTCACATGTTCCTTCGGCCTTACTTCACTGTCTCATATCTGTCTCGACGTCTCTTCAATTCCAAAGCCATAAATTCagtaatttcattttgaaagtttttaatttctaaagtaGTTAAAATCAATGTTTTCAAATCAGAAagtttacttaaatttaaactCATGAACTCTCCTAAAGTTAATTTGTAAATTGTTAAagagtttattttaaatgaaaaaaattatataaataatatcttaattcaaataagtctataaaattatataactttaaataaataaaatttatagctataatgttcataaaaataaatattgtaaaacataaatatttgtactattgtcattaattttaatacattttattaaatatataattttaaagtttgttaAATCGTTTCAAATTTGCGATTCTACATGATTTTATTGCTTTTGCagttgattttattaaatttatgtaaaaaatgaGTTTACTTCCGAGTTAACTTGAAAACACTAtctaaaaacttaaaatcataCACGTTTACGAATTAAATCGAGAGTTTGACGATGATGGTTAAAATGGTATTTTTGGAGAGTGTAGTTTATAGAAAATTGAAGTTACGTATGAGTCGAAATAAAATGCAAAGGGTAGAAAAGTGCAGGAACAGTGTCATGTTGAAGTTCTAGCTGGGTTGACCCGCGAATCTATTTGAATGCGACCGCCAACCCGGTTTCCGTGTCATTTTCATGAAATAGTATTGAAGATTGAAGACTTGAATCTAAATCTATTTTTCTCCTACagaactaattccaatttttataaATCCAAATCCAAAGATCaagttttaaattcaaatctaaatatttggattaaattttaaatccaaaTCCACTTTATTTCgtaaaaaaatgaacttttagatccatatttttttaacactttttttttctaaatctaattttaaacttaaatatataaaagaaattaaataatatatagaatTTAGAGGGATCCATTTGCACTCTTTTAATATCACTTTGAAGTCGGTTCCGTTTCCGTTCATTCCAAAAAGGGAAATCTGAAAGCAAAGTTAAGATTGGAAATTtagatttttcaatttttaaaaaccatACAAATAAAGTAGAGATCTGATATAGAAAATGGATTAAgatattaatcaaaataaaaattaaaaaaaagggaTCTTTAATGGATCAGAGTTCAGCAAAATTAGAGCAGTTTGGCAAAACCAGATTTTTTCTACCACTCTTACCTGGGCCGGATtcctttcaaattaaaattgctaactcttaaaatagaaaaatgctgaattttttaaaactctaCACAACTTTGTTTTAGAAAAACTCTTTGAGATAGAAATCTGtaagtaattattaataaatatttatctataaattttacgatctattaaaaaaattattgatgaatttaatgattgattaatatttttatagattattttattgatgaatttttttgtcatcaatTATGTATcaatatatagataaatttttgttatatattactAACTGATTATGTCTGCACgatttttttatagtgatttagtttgattttattttattttttactaaaaccTCTAAGATGGTAAATGGAAAGTTATTAGGTTGGTTATCGTGAGGTCGTATAATCTTGTTACATAAAGATTATGATTTTAAGCTTTCACTgatataacattatttaaaaaatccacacctaataataatcaaaattgaatctagaaaataaatatacaacatatcgataaattataaataggaGAAACTCGTGTTATTAAAAAACAGtataactataattaaaaataataaaatatttttgtttttgaatattATGGATAAAGTTTATTAAGTGAATATTTCAAATAGACATGTCGATTTAACCAATATGCTAACATTTTACTCATTCATGTACTTAATAATATactacaaattatttttcaaatcttatcAATTCAAACTTGGTAGACCGATGATATTAAACAAGcaatttagtcttaattttcTCGTACCAAATCAACAGATTTTACATCtaactagagctgtcaaaatgggtcataatCCGTGGGCTAATCCGTTCTGTCACGGGTTCggaccgggttgggtttgaaaaatacaacccacttatatgcaggtcagatttcaactcggctcatgcgggttgaacccgtggtgagccgggttggccaaCCAactcacctacctaatttttttaatttattattttatttatgaaaccctatacaataaaatatttttatactaaaaaagtaacctctgctatCATTGCTCTCATTttttcaaggagcaggtaaaacactcttccttttttcttctcttttctccacatttttgttttctcatttttttttttcaaaaactctataatgacaaaaaaaggggtttgcgaatttgttttttgttctggggatttgaagacatgaaatgatttttttcgtgttctgacatgcttgtatcagattttgctcattttatttaaacaatttgaggatacattatttgaacaagctctttttgatatctttgaatttgggaaattatgttacagattaaactattaattttttgttgatgttattgagtacttattctcttttgttttgactaatatgtttttattgattgtcggaattattctgatattaggaaaatctttattagtgaatttggagacaacaagaacaagggtcaagggttacaacaattgATGTGATCAACTACATTCAGGTTGGTTTGACATTCAGGATGATTCGAGAGCAGAATAGTgtggatttatctattcaagattctaatatcCTAAATGGTTAAGGAACAAAAAAcgatgaatataaaaaacttatttgtatgttttttgtgtttgtttttggatgacatttggattatattgtactttttattattattttgaattgtctttaacataattttttgtgagtgaaatttgtttaaatttaaattacagaaagtttgtatttttttttattttaaaaaaatataattaaatgggttagtgagccaacccgtttacccaccaaccggtggtgggtcgagccgggttcaagtttttctggctcgctaataaatgagccgggttgggttgactcactaagtgaccaacctgtgATGGGCCGGGCTGGGTTGAGCcgagttacccgttttgacagctctgcACCCAACAATCCAAGTACTTATACTATAACACAACAATATTTCAACATCACTCCAATTCAATTTAAACAATCATTCCTAACCATCATAAATTATCCCAGGCAAGTAACATTCAACTAACAATTCATCACAAAAATTCACCACATCAAACCatcaaattttataacatttcaCACATCTaacacaaattataaatataatttagaataaaagtattaattagtttcccttacctgacaaatgactaaattgttcgagaaaaactaaaatatctcCAATCACACAGAAAGTTCTATTTGTTCAATGATTATGGTACATCATTAGGATCACTGATCGACAAAAAGTTTTATAGAAGACTCAAAACTTCACACGCAAAACAAAACAGACTCAAAATGAGGAGTAGAAAACCAACTTACTTTATTTAAGAATCAGCTAGACTTGAAGATCTCGTCACAATGATCACTCGCTTTCAATCTTCaaacaaatgaataataaacaaaaactcttagaaaaaaagtaagaaaactataaaaaaatcatttatagaaaaatgacatgttttaaaataataaaactcatatATAATgaaacttatattaaaattatttaatattaaaataattaagtttcactatttttaaaccattatcactcataaaatattatttgctaggtctttacaatttttatgatatatatatatatatatatatatatatatatatatatatatatatatatataaacaagttccctatatttttaaaagaaaaatatcaataaaaaaccAACAAATAAGTTACTTTAGGTAGAAATCGacgttttaataaaataaataaataaataagtacttctaaaatattttgacaaataAAGAAATACTTCTAACTTATTGTTATATTTGCATATTATttgttaagaaatataatttaaataagataaaagaatataaattatataagcaATGCATAATTTAAGAAGGAATAATGTATGCACCTGCTGTAATgcttgaaaaataaattgaatctgATGGGTCCGGCcaataacaaaaattgattAGACAGTCATGTAATTAGTTATGCTATTTAGCCAAACTCGTTAGCCctactaaatttatattttttatgtttcttctaaaaaataaaatatatttggtaACACCgttgattaatttaataaactcAGATtctttaatacaaataaaaaaatttacattataactaactaaataaaatattttaattaagtttataattgTGAATTAACTTCATCATGaacttagatttttttttacgGTCCACTCACCAATccctaaaattattttcaactttaaCTGGTTTTGACGTACTGGTAAAGGAaatggaaaaagtctctttaataactcttttttgacaacttttttacaacgtATACGTggcagtttatgattggtccgtttcaaatatttttttaaagataaattcaaacatatcaataaaatgatgacacgtatccTGTTATCAAAAAGTCGTTAAAAAAGAGTTTTCAAAGTATCATTGTCCTAATGAAATAGGACTCCAATgtgattataataattatagtaaaaaaagtCATAATATTGtagtgtgattttttttctcaccaataataaaaaagttaaacgaaaaaattaaatctataagattatttgaaaaaaaaatcattttaatacaattttttttatatatttaccaAATTCACTCACATTatctaaaaatttgaaataacacatatgtattataattcttattaaattctacctatacataatttttactcttttatttaatcACTTTATATTGGTGTAATTATTatttggtgtttttattttatttggctttattttttatttatattttgatattaaaaagaaCTTATGCatatatgtattataatattgaattttttcatttttatattgttagTTATTACATTCACTAACATGCAAGAATGAAATACAAATTTTGCTTGCATTATAagatataagaataaaaaacagtAATTAGATCGTTGACCAATTCTCAATCTGAACCTTTAGCCGCCTCTTATCTCATCTTacctatctctctctctctcctaaAACAGAGACACGTTTAGCCGCCGGTCACGTAGGAGTTGCTACGTATGGTGTCGTGACATAAATGGCATCTCTGCatcaattttctatataaatagCATGGAAAGATgcaaactttgaaaaaaaaaacgtaaattAAAAGTGAGAGAGAGATGGGAAAAAGTGGAGTAGCCATTGTGTTATTGTTGTGTTTGATTGTGGCAGCCACCGCGCAACAATGCGGTCGGCAAGCCGGCGGGAGTACATGCTCCGGCAACCTATGCTGCAGCCAATACGGGTGGTGCGGCAACACCGCTGAATACTGTTCACCCTCCGAGAACTGCCAGAGCAACTGCTGgggtggaggtggaggtggaggtggaggtgaAGGAGGGGCGAATAATGTCCGGGCCACATATCATTACTACCAACCAGAGTTACACGGGTGGGACCTAAACGCCGTCAGTGCTTATTGCTCTACTTGGGATGCCGGAAAATCTTACGCTTGGCGCAGCAAATATGGGTGGACAGCTTTCTGTGGCCCAGTTGGACCTACTGGCAGAGACTCCTGTGGAAAGTGCCTGCGGGTAATTAGCGACAGATTTGATCGGTTTTTTTTTCTGGGTTTGGGTTCGTTTCTGCAGAATTGAATGTTTTATGTGATGATGCAGGTGACGAACACCGGGACGGGAGCGCAGACAACGGTGAGGATTGTTGATCAATGCAGCAATGGAGGGTTGGATTTGGACGTGGGAGTATTCAATCGTTTGGACACGGATGGACAAGGGTACCAACGTGGACATCTGATCGTTAAATATGTGTTTGTTGATTGTGGGGACAACCTCAACCTCGTACTCGATAGTCCTGAGTGAATATAGCAGTGTCGTATCAGACTGCAGAGTTCTATCAGTATtaaactttctttgttttttactGTTATTAGAATAATCGCAGTTCGACTCTGCTTGCTACTTCAATAAATGTTATGATAATGCAGACACAGTGTGACGCAGAAACTAGTTCAAACTATGTATCTTGGTTTTGATTGTTCTTGAAAGTTCCACATCATAAGAAGATTTATTGGTTACTTTACGTAAAGGATAAGTAATTCATTGACTTAGCTAACTCAGACTTTATGTCAATTAAATTGATTgagggagaagaaaataaatcacaagatttcattttaatttgctattaagtaaataatataacatcTGATTCAGATGTGTACATTGCatattaattcaataaattgAGTTGAAAATTTTAGTCCTAATTTAATAATTGTGATCGatgattaaaaatttgttttaccGATCACCGTCATTCAATTAGATTtgactaaaatttatataaaataaccaACAACTTTATAAACTAgcaaaatgaataattaacgGATCTAAGTCAGAAATGAGAAACAAAGACACACGAAAATTGTAGAAAAGGAAAACACAGCGTctgataaaaaatgaaaacaaaagtaTCAAACCACAAACAATAATTGTAGACAACACCATCATAGAAACGACATTGAAAATTTCTACTAATGGTTGCGAAAATGTCGGAGACAAACAAGTTGACTTCCGTTTCAATCTTTAAGACTGGAGAAAAAACAACAgcattttttctataaaagatgaaatcaaattttagtGAAATCCAGAATAATCTTTTCCCAATTATAGACTGGTTAGTCTTTCATTTTTCATGCTGCACATCTTTATAAATATAcgtattaataataaaaagttaaataacatAAGATACTCacaataatacattttttttatattatcgtTCATTTATACatagtttgtatattttattaacattgaTAGCAAACCCTATCACGTTTATGTCTGTGAACaggaaaattatatttctcttatttcatattaattaaaaataaaaatcaatttgtaatatgaaattaatattttttaataatttattttataagaataaattaagtttaaattcatttttttaatgttattagaaTCATTCAGAgtttatttatatcaattttatcatGACATTCATCCCTTATATTTCCATATTTGATGTGAGAACATGGGTTAAAATTCTCACTTAACCtagaaataacaaaatttaaaagagatctcttttaaatatatttttttattggtgtttttttttacaaaaaataagtaaatttattttttatattacaaaaatagataatctttaaaagaataatgaaaatagATCAATTGTGTAAACTTTATACGACTTCATATGAAAACGTCGTACATGTCCTAGATGATTTTAGACAACTTCAAAAATGAAGTAATGTACAGATTATATGACTTTAAAGATGAAGTCGTGTGAGATATACTATTTTATCGACATAATCAATTACCAGTTCTCataattcattataatttatcaaaatcatcGCACAATTCAAACTTTTCAaatagagttaaatatgtttttagtccctatactttggagcgattttggttttagtctctctttcaaactatggtacaatttagtccttcaactttagaaaactctggttttagtcctttttaccaatttttttttaactttatttgttgtttcaaacgcgtttctcagttaacattgaagcaaaaatgtgtcaaacaatgtaaacaatccaaatgctacaatgaaacgtgcttgaaacaaaaaataaagttaaaaaaatttggtaaaaaggactaaaaccagagttttctaaagttgaaggactaaattgtaccatagtttgaaagagggactaaaaccaaaatcgccccaaagtatagggactaaaaacatatttaaccctttcaAATATTACCAATTCACATAATTGATTACAATTTGTTACTTTCctattctcataatttttttaaaattcatttatttttgaaatatataaaaggcATATTTCCTTATTTTTGCTCTAATAAGAATGACATGGAGAATTTTCTACAAACAACATTAGTTTGTGAGTGGAAGACTTTGAATTTTCTGAGAAGAAGCAAGATGTTGGTCACCACAAGCAATGTGTCCAGCGTCTGAGGCAACCCATGCATAATATCTATCATACTTTTCAAACAAAGGGCATTTTCATAATTTCGTGATCCTAGAGAATCCCTATAAGAGGAGAAGCGATTGGATGAAGcgaaatgaagagaagaaggataATGGGAAAAGTATCTGTGTTTGTGGTGTGTGTGGCTTGTGTTGTGGCATTGGTTTCAGGTCAGAGTGCAAGCAATGTGAGATCTACGTATCATTTGTACCAACCTGAGCAGCATAACTGGGACTTACGCGCAGTGAGTGCGTATTGCTCCACTTGGGATGCTGACAAATCCTTCGCATGGCGCAGCAAATATCCTTGGACAGCTTTTTGTGAACCCTCTGGCCCTCAGGGACAACAAGCTTGTGGCAAGTGTTTGAGAGTACGTATTTCTTAAatatactttgacaacatttttttataacatttgaacatcatttatgtgttattctgtgattgatttaaaatcattttataatcattaataataataataaacagtatcatggaccaatcacaaaatgacacgtagatgatttcaaatgttgtaaaaaaaagttatctaaatatcatcaTCCTTTCTTAAAACTCTGAATTTTAACTCTAATTTAATTCTATGATATTAATGATAATGATTGTGTTTGGTTGCAGGTGACAAACACGAGAACAAACGCTCAAAT encodes:
- the LOC106754587 gene encoding auxin-responsive protein IAA16; this encodes MTAAMEVERDKYKMIDFEETELRLGLPLSSNDGESTLIRNTSGGGSFTGKRGFSDTSSGSVDLKLNLSSTSNNVSASSSSDMAKENNASAAANITAPPSPPPVKDPAKPPAKAQVVGWPPVRSFRKNIVNNVQKGNSSIKEGVKGGTNNSSSGNTGAAFVKVSMDGAPYLRKVDLKVYKSYQELSDSLAKMFSSFTIDKCGSQGMKDFMNETKLIDFLNGSDYVPTYEDKDGDWMLVGDVPWEMFVESCKRLRIMKGSEAIGLAPRAVEKCRNRS
- the LOC106754583 gene encoding pathogenesis-related protein PR-4, with the translated sequence MGKSGVAIVLLLCLIVAATAQQCGRQAGGSTCSGNLCCSQYGWCGNTAEYCSPSENCQSNCWGGGGGGGGGEGGANNVRATYHYYQPELHGWDLNAVSAYCSTWDAGKSYAWRSKYGWTAFCGPVGPTGRDSCGKCLRVTNTGTGAQTTVRIVDQCSNGGLDLDVGVFNRLDTDGQGYQRGHLIVKYVFVDCGDNLNLVLDSPE
- the LOC106754584 gene encoding pathogenesis-related protein PR-4 — its product is MKRRRIMGKVSVFVVCVACVVALVSGQSASNVRSTYHLYQPEQHNWDLRAVSAYCSTWDADKSFAWRSKYPWTAFCEPSGPQGQQACGKCLRVTNTRTNAQITVRIVDKCANGGLDLDISPFQKIDTDGNGYAQGHLIVNYNFVDCGD